The following proteins come from a genomic window of Sphaerisporangium rubeum:
- a CDS encoding PucR family transcriptional regulator: protein MGVNDRVRKDTARRLERAMGSLGTAAMARMDDRLAWYRQLSAEDRSWVGLVAQAGIAAFVDWFQSADGGTPAPSVEIFGTAPRELKRSVSLQQTVDLVRIVVEVVEAEVQELAAPGGEDQLRQAILRYTRDVAFAAAHVYAREAEVRGAWDARLEALIVDALVRGEVGDGLHSWAAALGWTSSPVVVLAGHAPEADPQTLIDGMRDKGRRLGHDLLAGVQGERLIVIVGGAGSVKDAARHVVPRFGPGPVVIGPEVPDLQAAASSARAAMAGLRAAAGWPDAPRPVPAEDLLAERAIDGDEDARAQLVENVYRPLEGTPLLDTLATYLEQGTSLEATARLLFVHPNTVRYRLKKITELTGYLPTEGRSAFTLQVGLILGRLSRTAVT, encoded by the coding sequence ATGGGTGTGAACGACCGGGTACGCAAAGACACCGCGCGGCGGCTCGAACGCGCCATGGGAAGCCTTGGCACCGCCGCCATGGCGCGCATGGACGACCGGCTGGCGTGGTACCGCCAGCTGTCGGCCGAGGACCGCTCGTGGGTGGGGCTGGTCGCGCAGGCCGGCATCGCGGCGTTCGTCGACTGGTTCCAGAGCGCGGACGGCGGCACACCGGCCCCGAGCGTCGAGATCTTCGGCACGGCGCCGCGCGAGCTGAAGCGCTCGGTGTCGCTGCAGCAGACGGTGGACCTGGTGCGCATCGTGGTCGAGGTGGTGGAGGCCGAGGTGCAGGAGCTCGCCGCCCCCGGCGGCGAGGACCAGCTCCGCCAGGCCATCCTGCGCTACACCCGCGACGTGGCGTTCGCGGCGGCGCACGTGTACGCGCGCGAGGCCGAGGTGCGCGGCGCGTGGGACGCGCGGCTGGAGGCCCTGATCGTGGACGCGCTGGTGCGCGGCGAGGTCGGCGACGGCCTGCACTCCTGGGCCGCGGCGCTCGGCTGGACGTCGTCCCCGGTGGTGGTGCTCGCCGGCCACGCGCCGGAGGCCGACCCGCAGACCCTCATCGACGGCATGCGCGACAAGGGCAGGCGCCTCGGCCACGACCTGCTCGCCGGGGTGCAGGGGGAACGCCTGATCGTCATCGTCGGCGGCGCCGGCAGCGTCAAGGACGCCGCGCGGCACGTCGTGCCGCGGTTCGGCCCGGGGCCGGTCGTGATCGGGCCCGAGGTGCCGGACCTGCAGGCGGCGGCGAGCTCCGCGCGGGCCGCCATGGCGGGTCTGCGCGCGGCGGCGGGCTGGCCGGACGCGCCGCGTCCGGTACCGGCCGAGGACCTGCTCGCCGAGCGGGCCATCGACGGCGACGAGGACGCGCGCGCACAACTCGTCGAGAACGTCTACCGGCCGCTCGAAGGCACCCCCCTGCTCGACACGCTGGCCACTTACCTCGAACAGGGCACATCTTTGGAAGCCACGGCACGCCTGCTGTTCGTCCATCCGAACACGGTGCGTTATCGTCTGAAAAAGATCACAGAGCTGACGGGGTAC